The DNA sequence ATAAGCTAAAGACATTTTATAATCTACTGTTCCATCATTATTTACAGCATAACTCATTTGTGTTATTTTAAAAACTTTATAACCCATTTTCATTAAGTAATCAGCAGCTTCAAAACAAGTTGAGAAAACAATATTTATTCCTTTTTGCTTTAACGCTTTAGCTATTGGTTCACATCTAGTAACATGACCTAAACCTATTCCGCAAGGAGCCATATACACCTTCAAAGGTTAACACCTTTTCAAGTGCACTTTTCTTATTAACAAATTTTAATCTTTTTTCTTTTTTTCTATTAAATAACCAAGCTAAAAATAAAGTAAATCGTTGGAAAATATAAAATACAAATTTCAAATTCTAATGCGAATATTTGAATAGAAGAGCCTTAGTATAAGTGAATTAAATGAGATAATGCTTATAACTAATAAGAAATAAAATAGGAGAGTTTTCATAAAAATTCAAAGTAAAATAGTAAAAAATTAATCTTCTTCAGACTCTAAAAGAAGTTTTAAGGGGATATTTTGGCTTGTTCCATCTGGTAATTGTCGTCTAATACTTATTGGTAAGACACCTTCTTTTAACTCTAGAAGAGCTATATCGATTGGAGATTTAACATTTGGTGGAACATCTATTAATACTGGTGCGCCCATAGCTATTTGCATTGCTCTCGCTCCAACAATTCTAGTTTTTTCAAAACGAGTAAGTTTCCTGGGACCGATGAGTTCGGCTTCAATAGTATTAAGTTTCTCCGAGTTCCTCACCACTCTCTTCTGGCCCCTTCGATGGCCCTTTTTCTTCTTTA is a window from the Candidatus Bathyarchaeota archaeon genome containing:
- a CDS encoding DNA-directed RNA polymerase subunit K: MEAELIGPRKLTRFEKTRIVGARAMQIAMGAPVLIDVPPNVKSPIDIALLELKEGVLPISIRRQLPDGTSQNIPLKLLLESEED